TGCTTACTGCAATATCATGCTTGTCATAAGGAATTGGATTAGTATTGCTCATGTACGATACAGAAGTTCTATTGCCACCATCAATTAGCATATAGCCTGTTGGCCAAACTTCCATATTACTTCTTTTCAGAATTGGCGCTGATAAAACATGCTGCCCAATTAATAGATCTGGATTTCGACCTGATATCAAAGACAAATACAGAATCGCATCCGATTGTAAATCAATGTATTGATTATTGCCTGGGAATAGAATTACAGGTATATCGGTAGCAGATTTAATATCAGAAATACAACTGCTTAAAGAATCAGATACGATTAAGCTTCCTCCTACGAAGAAAAAATCCACTTCATTTTCTATCGCCATGTTGACCAATCGTTGTAAAGAGGCTCGATCACTTACTTTATCTGGGTCAATTAATAAAGCAAAGCACTTTTGTCCGTTTACTTCATGATTAATCAGTCTATTAAGCTTCTCTTTCTTGATCATTAGCTTTTTTATTTTCCAACTGACTTAAGAATTCTAAAATTTTGTCTCTTGCTATGGCAACTAATATCCCTCCTACTTCTGCTTTTAGTGCATCTAATATTCCACTTTGGCTTTCCTCTCTTCTGATAATAATACGTGGAGAATCTTCATAGTCCGCTTCATCTTCGTGGACTTCTTTATAAACTTTTGAGTCTCGACTTCTCTTACTACCTGTTATCAATTTTACTGCCTGATAAGCCAAAAATACTCCCCCAGCAATCATTAAAGCATTCTTACCGAATTTTTGGGCCTTTCCTGAATACTCACTTAATTGCTCTGATAAGTCTTGTTCGTATTTTTTACTTTTCTCTAAAAGCTTTTCTTGATTACTCATGAATCTTGAATTTAATAAATTAAAACTAATCTTCTTTGACGGGTCTATTGACTTCTTTTCTAAATCTTTCTTGTACTGCTTTGCTATCCTTAAGAAAATAGAATACTAAGGTTAACAAGAAGTAAAATAATGCTACGATACCGAAGCCGGCCACATAACTATCCAAAATCTCTGCTAAATAAAATGCCAAGGTCAAACTTGCAAATAGGACTAACAAAGTCATGGTAGAAACCACAAGTAAAATTGGTAAAATTTTGGCTAATTTTTCCGCCACCGTTTCTTCAATCTCCTCTCTTATCATTGCTATTCGTACTTCTAGCAATTTTTGTAATGATTCTATAATTTTATCTAGTCCCAAAAGCCCTAACAGTTTACTTTTTTTCACAACTTTACCTATTAATTGATTCCTAAGTTATATAAATTTCAGTTCAAGTTAAATTTACACGGTAAAATAATTATAAAGATTAATGAAGCTGATAGCAGATAGTGGTTCGAGCAAGACAGATTGGCGTCTATTATATGAAGATAATTCCATCGAACAGTTGAAAACACGCGGTATTAATCCTTATTTAATCAGTGGAAAAGAGCTTCTGAAATGTTTAAAGGAGGATTTTGACGGAATTGATTTTCCAACCATAAAAGACATCTATTTCTACGGAGCCGGTTGCGGGAACGCTGAAAATAAAGAAAAAATAAATTCAGTTTTCTCAGACTTTTTCAACTGTGACTCAATATATGTGGAAGATGATATGTTGGCTGCGGCCAGGGCAAGTTGTGGAAAAGATCCCGGTATCTCCTGTATATTAGGCACTGGAGCAAACGCATGCCAGTTTGACGGAATTGATATTCAAGATAGAATGGTATCATTTGGCTATGTTTTAGGAGATGAGGGTAGCGGCAA
This is a stretch of genomic DNA from Marivirga harenae. It encodes these proteins:
- a CDS encoding geranylgeranylglyceryl/heptaprenylglyceryl phosphate synthase, coding for MIKKEKLNRLINHEVNGQKCFALLIDPDKVSDRASLQRLVNMAIENEVDFFFVGGSLIVSDSLSSCISDIKSATDIPVILFPGNNQYIDLQSDAILYLSLISGRNPDLLIGQHVLSAPILKRSNMEVWPTGYMLIDGGNRTSVSYMSNTNPIPYDKHDIAVSTAIAGELLGLQLIYMDAGSGADKMISEKMIASVKRSIEVPLIIGGGINSVSKAKNAWKSGADVVVVGNAIEQNPQLLIEMTEAKLLLNRQLHRI
- a CDS encoding phage holin family protein, whose protein sequence is MKKSKLLGLLGLDKIIESLQKLLEVRIAMIREEIEETVAEKLAKILPILLVVSTMTLLVLFASLTLAFYLAEILDSYVAGFGIVALFYFLLTLVFYFLKDSKAVQERFRKEVNRPVKED
- a CDS encoding N-acetylglucosamine kinase, producing MKLIADSGSSKTDWRLLYEDNSIEQLKTRGINPYLISGKELLKCLKEDFDGIDFPTIKDIYFYGAGCGNAENKEKINSVFSDFFNCDSIYVEDDMLAAARASCGKDPGISCILGTGANACQFDGIDIQDRMVSFGYVLGDEGSGNYIGKTTLKAYLEDEMPHELAKKFKITYPDINLEFTLEQIYHKPYPNRFLAQFFQFALAHQRERFFFELISNAFQLFLEKSVLKFKNYEKLPIHFIGGVAFNANSIMRMVLSRNNLQAGNFMENPIAGLTLYHKNQH